From the genome of Zalophus californianus isolate mZalCal1 chromosome 6, mZalCal1.pri.v2, whole genome shotgun sequence, one region includes:
- the RPS27L gene encoding 40S ribosomal protein S27-like has translation MPLARDLLHPSLEEEKKKHKKKRLVQSPNSYFMDVKCPGCYKITTVFSHAQTVVLCVGCSTVLCQPTGGKARLTEGCSFRRKQH, from the exons ATGCCT TTGGCTAGAGATTTACTACACCCGTCcttggaagaggaaaagaaaaaacataaaaagaaacgGCTAGTTCAGAGCCCAAATTCCTATTTTATGGATGTAAAATGTCCAG GTTGCTACAAGATTACCACGGTTTTCAGCCATGCTCAGACGGTGGTTCTTTGTGTAGGCTGTTCAACAGTGTTGTGCCAGCCAACAGGAGGAAAGGCCAGACTCACAGAGG GGTGTTCGTTTAGAAGAAAGCAACACTAA